A DNA window from Microtus ochrogaster isolate Prairie Vole_2 unplaced genomic scaffold, MicOch1.0 UNK31, whole genome shotgun sequence contains the following coding sequences:
- the LOC101990678 gene encoding keratin-associated protein 17-1, with translation MGCCPGDCFNCCSQEQDCCEECCCQQGCCGCCGCCGSCCGCGGSGCGGSGCGGSGCGSGCCGSSCCGSGCGGCGGCGGCGGCGGCGGSCCGSGCCGSGCCGPVCCQPTPVCETK, from the coding sequence ATGGGGTGCTGCCCGGGAGACTGCTTCAACTGCTGCTCCCAGGAACAAGACTGCTGTGAGGAGTGTTGCTGCCAGCAgggctgctgtggctgctgtggctgctgcgGCTCCTGCTGTGGCTGTGGAGGCTCTGGCTGTGGAGGCTCTGGCTGTGGAGGCTCCGGCTGCGGATCTGGCTGCTGTGGGTCTAGCTGCTGTGGATCTGGCTGTGGGGGCTGCGGAGGCTGCGGAGGTTGTGGAGGCTGCGGGGGATGCGGAGGCAGCTGCTGTGGCTCGGGCTGCTGTGGCTCCGGATGCTGTGGTCCAGTGTGCTGTCAGCCCACACCTGTTTGTGAAACGAAATGA